From the Cryptomeria japonica chromosome 2, Sugi_1.0, whole genome shotgun sequence genome, one window contains:
- the LOC131053436 gene encoding agmatine hydroxycinnamoyltransferase 1, giving the protein MLLCTVWGVDDHVRTVLKYIRFAKYLKRFASLEKSLIVKAQDKTFRVEKRERERRMKVLRGEGVLIKPCAGKYHRELVELNNLDLVAYPMYNKVLHVFEAPIPSSEVLKETLGRVLPEFREWAGRYTKDTPSGCLGINLNDEGVLVIEVEADGTIADAMPFHPSTFLLKLVPLTSTVVNELLLMQFTRFTCGGMAIGIASHHHVADGQAATFFLNSWGKIIRGESIIPPVHDRSLLKARDRPRPCFDHYEYNNMFHEHSPMMSTLTTKKIHFDPMFLQKLKSKVNGSDKSKKPYTTFEILVAYMWKIITKARGLNGDVQTKACISVDGRKRLNPPLPKELFGNAVYDSSAQTSASEIINSSLEFTAGLINNSITKVDDSFIRSAIDYFELRKQSLGPARDNDGIDVMPVSWMNFPMQNFHFGTGEPVYVGPPLMFMEGLIILMDSYSNVGGVEVIVCLSKAHMTELERYNFQV; this is encoded by the exons ATGTTGTTGTGCACTGTATGGGGTGTGGACGACCATGTGAGAACCGTACTGAAatat aTTCGGTTTGCCAAGTATTTAAAGAGGTTTGCGTCCCTTGAGAAATCGCTCATTGTGAAAGCACAAGACAAGACATTTCGTGTtgagaaaagggagagagagaggagaatgaAAGTGTTGAGAGGCGAAGGTGTGTTGATCAAACCCTGTGCGGGTAAATATCATCGTGAGCTTGTTGAACTGAACAATCTGGATCTAGTTGCATATCCAATGTACAACAAGGTGCTGCATGTTTTTGAAGCTCCGATCCCGAGCTCAGAGGTGTTGAAGGAAACACTGGGCAGAGTTCTGCCGGAGTTCAGAGAATGGGCAGGGAGATACACGAAAGACACACCAAGCGGGTGCCTTGGAATCAATCTGAATGACGAGGGTGTGCTTGTCATAGAAGTTGAAGCAGATGGAACAATAGCAGATGCAATGCCCTTCCACCCATCTACATTCCTCCTCAAGTTGGTGCCACTCACATCCACCGTGGTCAATGAGCTCTTACTCATGCAG TTTACTCGATTCACTTGTGGAGGGATGGCGATAGGCATAGCTAGTCATCATCATGTTGCAGACGGACAAGCAGCTACTTTTTTCTTGAATTCGTGGGGTAAAATTATTAGAGGAGAGAGTATTATACCTCCAGTACATGACCGATCTTTATTAAAAGCAAGAGATCGTCCCCGCCCATGCTTCGATCATTATGAATATAACAATATGTTCCATGAGCACTCTCCAATGATGTCCACTCTAaccacaaaaaaaattcattttgatCCAATGTTTTTACAAAAGCTCAAGTCAAAGGTAAATGGATCTGATAAGTCAAAAAAACCCTATACTACTTTtgaaatccttgttgcctatatgtGGAAAATCATTACCAAAGCTCGAGGCCTTAATGGAGATGTGCAAACCAAAGCTTGCATTTCAGTGGATGGAAGAAAAAGGTTGAATCCTCCCTTGCCTAAAGAATTATTTGGTAATGCTGTCTATGATTCAAGTGCTCAAACCAGTGCATCCGAGATAATAAATAGCTCTTTAGAATTTACTGCAGGTTTGATCAACAATTCAATTACCAAAGTCGATGATAGTTTTATACGTTCAGCAATTGACTATTTCGAGCTAAGAAAGCAAAGTTTAGGACCGGCCAGGGATAATGATGGAATTGATGTGATGCCAGTAAGTTGGATGAATTTTCCTATGCAGAATTTCCATTTTGGAACGGGTGAGCCAGTGTATGTAGGCCCTCCATTGATGTTCATGGAAGGCCTTATAATCTTAATGGATTCATACTCTAATGTTGGGGGAGTAGAAGTTATAGTTTGCTTGTCAAAAGCACATATGACTGAACTTGAACGTTATAATTTTCAAGTTTGA